The Halarchaeum grantii genome contains the following window.
GGTGGGTTCGCCGTCCGTCGGCGACGATGACTCGCCGCTCGCCGTCGTTGGCGATCCCGTCGTCGTATCGTCCGCCGACCCGCCGTCGCTCGCCGTCCGGTTCGTCGCGTTCTTCGTCCCGAAGATGTCCGTCCGAATCGTCTCCTCGAACGTCAGCCCGCGCAGCGGGACGCGAACCGACTCACCGCCACCGAGCGAGAGCCGCGCGTAGAAGTCGATGCGGAGGTCGGTCGTCTGGTTCCGCTCGAGGTGCGTCACCCACCACTCGTCGAGTCGGTCGTTCTCGAGGACGGTGCTCGCGCGAACGGTGCGCGTCGCGCCGCCCGGGATGACGACCGCTTGCTCGCTCTCGCCCTCGCCGACGTCCACGCCGTTCATCGTGACGTCGTAGCCGATCGACCCGAACGTCACCGGCGTCGCCTTCGGGTTGTGGACGACGAACGCCGTTTCGAGCGGCGTCTCCGCCTCCGTCGTCGGCCCCCAGTGCGCGCGCGTCTCGCGGACGACGAGCACGGGGTCGGAGACGAGCGGGAGGCCGGCGTTTATCGGGCGGTTCTCGGTGGAGTTGAACTGGCCGCTGATGTTCGTCGAGACGGTGCGCGTCACCGGGACGACGTGCGCGCTCCGCCCGAGCGTCCCCGAGCGGACGTCCGCGGCCACCTGTACCGTCGTCTCTTCGCCGTTCCGGACGTGGCTCGCCCACCACGCCGGGATGCGTTCGTTCCGGAGGTAGCTCTCGAAGCGCAGCGTCGTGTTTCCCGTGCCGAGGCCGACGCCCGCCGTCCGCCCGTGCGCCATCGCGATGTCGTTCATCGACACGGTGTAGTTCACGCGCACGCCGCCGAAGCGGACGCCGACGGGGTTCGGGTTGTGCACCGTGACCGCCGTGTCGACCGTCGTCGTCGTCTCGTTCACGCCACCGAAGGCGTTCTCGGTCGCGACGACGGACGGGACGCCGAGCCAGCCGAGCGCGAATGCCCCGCCGGTCACGAGGGCGAGCGCGAGGACGACGGTGACGGCCGTCCGGAGCGTGCTCCCGAGCGCGAGTGCGCGAAGGTCCATGCGGAGAGTGGCGGCCGAGGACGGCGAAAGTCTTCCGACACTCACCTCATTCGCCACGCGGCGCGCGTCGGGGACGGCGCGGACCGCAGGCGATAAGGCACGGCCGCCGATAGGTCGTGGTATGGCTGAATCCACCACGGACGAAGGGGTCGGCATCGGACTGGCGTTCGGCGCCGTCGCGACGCTCGGCGCGCTCTACATGCTCGTCAGTCACGCGCAGATCGCGTCCTCGAACGGTTTCGCCGTCGCGATGATCGCGGGGATGCTCGCCGTCGCGGCGTTTCACGTCTTCGAGTGACGAGCGGAAACCGTTAAGCACGACTCGCACCTATAGAGAGTTATGACGGAGTACACCGAGGAAGAGCGCCGCATCCTCGAGTACCTCCACGAGAGCGTCGAGGCCGGCGAGCGCTACTTCCGCGCGAAGTCCATCGCCGGCCAGCTCGGCCTCACCGCGAAGCAGGTCGGCTCGCGCCTCCCGCGACTCGCCGAGAAGTCCGAGGACG
Protein-coding sequences here:
- a CDS encoding LEA type 2 family protein, which encodes MDLRALALGSTLRTAVTVVLALALVTGGAFALGWLGVPSVVATENAFGGVNETTTTVDTAVTVHNPNPVGVRFGGVRVNYTVSMNDIAMAHGRTAGVGLGTGNTTLRFESYLRNERIPAWWASHVRNGEETTVQVAADVRSGTLGRSAHVVPVTRTVSTNISGQFNSTENRPINAGLPLVSDPVLVVRETRAHWGPTTEAETPLETAFVVHNPKATPVTFGSIGYDVTMNGVDVGEGESEQAVVIPGGATRTVRASTVLENDRLDEWWVTHLERNQTTDLRIDFYARLSLGGGESVRVPLRGLTFEETIRTDIFGTKNATNRTASDGGSADDTTTGSPTTASGESSSPTDGEPTTETTARSTTTSAPTSERTTTTTSSENGSTTTADGGLLAV
- a CDS encoding DUF7525 family protein — encoded protein: MAESTTDEGVGIGLAFGAVATLGALYMLVSHAQIASSNGFAVAMIAGMLAVAAFHVFE
- a CDS encoding DUF7123 family protein — translated: MTEYTEEERRILEYLHESVEAGERYFRAKSIAGQLGLTAKQVGSRLPRLAEKSEDVDIEKWSRSKSTTWRVEPA